A window of uncultured Draconibacterium sp. contains these coding sequences:
- the nusA gene encoding transcription termination factor NusA, with translation MENISLIDTFAEFKELKNIDRVTMMSVLEEVFRSVLIRQFESDDNFDIIINIDKGDFEIWRNRTVVADDELEDPNLQITLTDALKIDEDYEIGEEVTDEVKLVDFGRRAILNLRQNLASKILELEKDHIYGKYKSKIGDIVTGEVYQVWKKEILILDDENNELILPKSEQIPSDYFRKGDNVRAIVYKVELRNNNPLIILSRTAPAFLERLFELEIPEIFDGLITIKKIVRVPGERAKVAVESYDERIDPVGACVGMKGSRIHGIVRELRNENIDVINYSSNLQLFIKRALNPAKINSIKIIEADKKAEVYLKPEEVSLAIGKGGLNIRLASQLTGYEIDVYREMEEDDEDVNLDEFADEIESWVIDALKGIGCDTAKNVLNIPRAELIKRTDLEEETIDEVLKVLHSEFD, from the coding sequence ATGGAAAATATTAGCCTGATAGATACTTTTGCCGAGTTTAAAGAGCTTAAGAACATTGACCGGGTAACAATGATGAGTGTGTTGGAAGAAGTCTTCCGCAGTGTACTTATCCGCCAGTTTGAATCGGATGATAATTTCGATATCATTATTAATATTGACAAAGGTGACTTTGAAATATGGAGAAACCGCACCGTTGTTGCCGACGATGAATTGGAAGATCCGAATTTGCAGATTACCTTAACCGATGCGCTGAAAATTGACGAAGACTACGAAATTGGTGAAGAAGTTACCGATGAAGTTAAGTTGGTAGATTTTGGTCGTAGAGCAATTTTAAATTTGCGCCAGAACTTAGCCAGTAAAATTTTGGAATTGGAAAAAGACCATATCTATGGTAAGTACAAAAGCAAAATTGGCGACATTGTAACAGGTGAAGTATACCAGGTTTGGAAAAAGGAGATTCTGATTCTTGACGATGAAAACAACGAATTGATTCTTCCAAAATCAGAACAAATTCCATCTGATTATTTCCGTAAAGGCGATAATGTAAGAGCAATTGTATATAAAGTGGAGTTGCGTAACAACAACCCGCTAATTATTCTTTCGAGAACAGCTCCGGCTTTCCTTGAAAGATTATTTGAATTAGAAATTCCAGAGATTTTTGATGGTTTGATTACCATTAAAAAAATTGTTCGTGTTCCGGGCGAAAGAGCAAAAGTTGCTGTTGAGTCGTACGACGAAAGAATTGACCCGGTGGGAGCATGTGTTGGAATGAAAGGATCGAGGATTCATGGTATTGTTCGTGAGCTTAGAAACGAAAATATCGATGTAATAAACTACTCAAGCAACCTTCAGTTATTCATTAAAAGGGCATTAAATCCTGCAAAAATCAATTCAATTAAAATTATTGAAGCAGATAAAAAAGCAGAGGTTTATTTAAAACCGGAAGAGGTTTCGCTTGCCATTGGTAAAGGTGGATTAAATATTCGATTGGCAAGTCAGTTAACCGGATACGAAATTGATGTTTACCGCGAAATGGAAGAAGACGACGAAGATGTAAATCTGGATGAGTTTGCTGACGAAATTGAAAGCTGGGTAATTGATGCTTTAAAAGGTATTGGTTGCGATACAGCTAAAAACGTATTGAACATTCCAAGAGCAGAATTAATAAAACGTACCGATCTGGAAGAAGAAACCATTGATGAGGTACTAAAAGTTCTGCATTCGGAATTTGATTAA
- the lpxA gene encoding acyl-ACP--UDP-N-acetylglucosamine O-acyltransferase translates to MKQPLAYVHPDAKVADNVVIEPFVSIDHDVVIGEGTRIGSSVTILPGTRIGKNCNIFPGAVIGAVPQDLKFRGEYSTVEIGDNNVIREYVTINRGTSAKGKTVVGSNCLIMAYVHIAHDCVVGNNVILVNSTQLAGEVCIDDWAIIGGMSAIHQFVRIGSHVMISGGSLVRKDVPPYIKAGREPLSYVGINSIGLRRRQFNNEKIREVQDIYRYIYQKGLNTAQAVEIIEAEMPATPERDEVLLFVKDSKRGIIRGYFPD, encoded by the coding sequence ATGAAACAACCATTGGCATACGTTCATCCAGATGCAAAAGTTGCCGATAATGTAGTTATCGAGCCTTTTGTTTCAATTGATCATGACGTAGTAATTGGAGAAGGAACACGAATTGGCTCAAGCGTTACCATTTTACCAGGCACACGAATCGGTAAAAACTGTAACATTTTCCCCGGAGCTGTAATTGGTGCAGTTCCGCAGGATTTAAAATTCAGAGGTGAATATTCAACAGTTGAAATTGGAGACAACAATGTTATTCGCGAATATGTAACCATTAACCGGGGTACTTCTGCCAAAGGCAAAACAGTGGTTGGCAGCAACTGCCTGATTATGGCCTACGTACACATTGCTCACGATTGTGTAGTTGGAAACAATGTAATTTTGGTAAACAGCACTCAATTGGCCGGCGAAGTTTGCATTGACGACTGGGCAATTATTGGTGGCATGTCTGCAATTCATCAATTTGTAAGAATCGGTTCTCACGTAATGATCTCTGGTGGTTCACTGGTTCGTAAAGATGTTCCTCCTTATATTAAAGCCGGTCGCGAGCCGCTTTCTTATGTTGGAATTAACTCAATTGGATTACGCCGCCGCCAGTTTAACAACGAAAAAATCAGAGAAGTACAGGACATTTACCGGTACATCTACCAAAAAGGGTTAAATACAGCTCAGGCAGTTGAAATTATTGAAGCAGAGATGCCTGCAACTCCTGAACGCGACGAAGTTCTTCTTTTCGTAAAAGACTCAAAACGTGGTATTATTCGTGGTTATTTCCCCGATTAA
- the infB gene encoding translation initiation factor IF-2 codes for MVAGKSIRLSKLAREFNVGIHTIVEFMHKKGFEIDSNPNTKVTSEAVSLLEKEYKIDISIKKESEKISLKSQRPKKEVLSIEHDEEETEQITDAKPVAEVKEEKKTVVPEPVQAPVKKEETVKILGKIDLDSVNRPKKKEEQPVKEEKVEEPKKEVVVEKAPVVVEEKAVEKTPAVEKPVEKPIEKKVEKTPVAETKVEAPKETPTPAPEELMEMQVPKVDEVKVVGKIDLQNINQKTRPAKKSKEEKDKERKERHRQKITVKKAGDVSNEKDQDSGVIKAKADRLSGPTVLGKIDLPEKKAESNDNANRKKRRKRINKETGKVTVDRQQQQKPQGDRPKGKFQVNKQVPGAAGKKRRPLKKEVNEVDVQKQIKDTLARLTTKGKSKGSKHRRDKRAAVSERMQADMEQQMAEQGILKVTEFVSVAEFATMMDVSVTQVISSCMSLGLFVSINQRLDAETLSVVAEEFGFKVEFVSVEIQEAIEEVEDREEDLIARPPIVTVMGHVDHGKTSLLDHIRSTNVIAGEAGGITQHIGAYHVSLEDGRDITFLDTPGHEAFTAMRARGAQVTDIAIIIVAADDDVMPQTIEAINHAAAAGVPIVFAINKIDKPGANPEKIKEQLANMNYLVEEWGGKYQSHDISAKNGIGIEELLEKVLLEAEMLELKANPNKNAHGTIIESELDKGRGFVSTLLVQSGTLKVGDIIIAGQYFGHVKAMFNERNQRIEEVGPAQPAIILGLNGAPQAGDKFNIMENEREARNISNKREQLAREQGLRTQKHITLDEIGRRIAIGNFQELNLIVKGDVDGSIEALSDALIKLSTEEIQVNIKHKAVGQISESDILLAAASEAIVVGFQVRPSINARKLAEKEQIDVRMYSIIYDAINEIKAAMEGMLSPEIKEEVLGTMEVMEVFNITKVGNIAGGIVRDGKIERNAKIRLIRDGIVVYTGKLGSLKRFKDDVKEVKNGYECGLNIEKYNDIKVGDHVEAYHEIEVAKTL; via the coding sequence ATGGTAGCAGGCAAATCAATAAGGCTTAGTAAACTTGCAAGAGAATTCAATGTAGGTATTCACACTATTGTTGAGTTTATGCATAAGAAGGGTTTTGAAATCGATTCAAATCCGAATACTAAAGTTACCTCGGAGGCCGTGTCACTGCTTGAAAAGGAGTATAAAATAGATATTTCTATCAAGAAGGAGTCGGAGAAAATAAGTTTAAAGAGTCAGCGTCCTAAAAAAGAGGTGCTTTCTATTGAACACGACGAGGAAGAAACAGAGCAAATTACCGATGCAAAGCCTGTTGCTGAAGTAAAAGAGGAAAAGAAAACTGTTGTTCCGGAGCCGGTACAAGCTCCTGTTAAAAAGGAAGAAACAGTTAAAATATTAGGAAAAATTGATCTGGATTCGGTAAACAGACCAAAAAAGAAAGAAGAACAACCCGTAAAAGAAGAAAAGGTTGAGGAGCCTAAAAAAGAAGTTGTGGTTGAAAAGGCTCCGGTTGTTGTTGAAGAAAAAGCAGTTGAAAAAACTCCAGCTGTCGAAAAACCAGTTGAAAAACCGATAGAAAAAAAGGTTGAAAAAACACCGGTTGCTGAAACAAAAGTGGAAGCGCCGAAAGAAACTCCAACTCCAGCACCTGAAGAATTAATGGAAATGCAAGTGCCAAAAGTAGACGAAGTAAAGGTGGTTGGAAAAATCGACCTTCAAAATATTAATCAGAAAACCAGACCTGCGAAAAAGTCGAAAGAAGAGAAAGACAAAGAGCGGAAAGAAAGACATCGTCAGAAGATCACAGTTAAAAAAGCCGGTGATGTTTCAAACGAAAAAGACCAGGATAGTGGTGTAATTAAAGCAAAAGCAGACCGTTTAAGCGGACCAACAGTATTGGGGAAAATTGATTTACCCGAGAAAAAGGCCGAATCAAATGACAATGCCAACCGCAAAAAACGACGCAAAAGAATTAATAAAGAAACAGGTAAAGTTACTGTTGATCGTCAGCAGCAACAGAAACCGCAGGGCGACAGACCAAAAGGTAAATTCCAGGTAAATAAACAAGTGCCGGGTGCTGCAGGTAAAAAACGTCGTCCTCTGAAAAAAGAGGTGAACGAAGTTGATGTTCAAAAGCAAATTAAAGATACACTTGCGAGGTTAACTACAAAGGGAAAATCGAAAGGATCGAAACACCGCCGTGATAAACGTGCAGCCGTAAGCGAAAGAATGCAGGCTGACATGGAACAACAAATGGCCGAACAAGGAATTTTGAAAGTAACCGAGTTCGTTTCGGTTGCCGAATTCGCAACCATGATGGACGTTAGTGTAACTCAGGTTATTTCGTCGTGTATGAGTCTTGGTCTGTTTGTTTCAATTAACCAACGTTTAGATGCCGAGACCCTTTCTGTGGTAGCAGAAGAATTTGGCTTTAAAGTTGAATTTGTTAGTGTTGAAATTCAGGAAGCAATTGAAGAGGTTGAGGATAGAGAAGAAGACTTAATTGCGAGACCCCCAATTGTTACGGTGATGGGACACGTTGACCACGGTAAAACTTCGTTGCTTGACCATATTCGTAGTACCAACGTTATTGCCGGTGAGGCCGGTGGTATTACCCAGCACATCGGAGCTTATCACGTAAGTTTAGAGGACGGTAGAGATATTACTTTCCTTGATACTCCCGGTCACGAAGCATTTACTGCAATGCGTGCCCGTGGTGCTCAGGTTACTGATATTGCAATTATTATTGTAGCTGCCGACGACGATGTGATGCCACAAACCATTGAGGCGATTAATCACGCCGCTGCCGCTGGTGTTCCTATTGTATTTGCAATTAATAAAATTGATAAACCGGGAGCAAATCCCGAAAAAATTAAAGAGCAGCTGGCCAACATGAACTACCTTGTTGAAGAATGGGGTGGTAAATACCAGTCGCACGATATATCGGCTAAAAACGGAATTGGAATTGAAGAATTACTTGAAAAAGTATTGCTCGAAGCTGAAATGTTAGAGCTTAAAGCCAATCCAAATAAAAATGCTCATGGTACCATTATTGAATCGGAGTTGGACAAAGGTCGTGGATTCGTTTCAACATTATTGGTTCAGAGTGGAACTTTAAAAGTGGGCGACATTATTATTGCAGGTCAGTACTTTGGCCACGTAAAAGCAATGTTTAATGAGCGTAACCAACGCATCGAAGAAGTTGGTCCGGCACAACCGGCAATTATTCTTGGTTTGAACGGTGCTCCTCAGGCAGGTGACAAGTTCAACATTATGGAGAATGAGCGCGAAGCCAGAAATATCAGCAATAAACGTGAACAGTTGGCACGTGAGCAAGGCCTGCGAACTCAAAAGCACATTACATTAGACGAAATTGGTAGAAGGATTGCGATTGGAAACTTCCAGGAATTGAACCTGATTGTAAAAGGTGACGTGGACGGTTCTATTGAAGCACTTTCTGATGCACTGATAAAATTATCGACCGAAGAAATTCAGGTAAATATTAAACACAAAGCTGTAGGACAGATTTCTGAATCGGATATTTTGCTTGCAGCAGCATCTGAAGCAATTGTGGTTGGTTTCCAGGTTCGCCCATCAATAAATGCTCGTAAACTGGCCGAGAAAGAACAAATTGATGTTCGTATGTATTCAATTATTTACGATGCCATTAACGAGATAAAAGCAGCAATGGAAGGTATGTTGTCGCCTGAAATTAAAGAGGAAGTTTTAGGTACCATGGAAGTAATGGAAGTATTTAACATTACAAAAGTGGGTAACATTGCCGGAGGTATTGTTCGCGATGGTAAAATTGAAAGGAATGCGAAGATTCGACTGATTCGGGATGGAATTGTAGTCTACACCGGAAAACTTGGTTCGCTGAAACGTTTCAAAGACGATGTAAAAGAAGTGAAAAATGGTTATGAATGTGGATTGAATATCGAGAAGTATAACGATATTAAAGTGGGCGACCATGTTGAAGCTTACCACGAAATTGAAGTGGCAAAAACTTTGTAA
- the rimP gene encoding ribosome assembly cofactor RimP, protein MIAKEIVEQLVKERLDDQMFIVEITISEYNDIRVYVDSFAGMTIEQCISVSRNVEHNLDREEEDFSLQVSSPGLTQSFKVKQQYEKYTGKEIEVKTTEGVELEGLLKESNEEGIVLETSSREKVEGHKKKQLVVKEYSLKYDEIKSAKAVISFK, encoded by the coding sequence ATGATTGCAAAAGAAATTGTTGAACAGTTAGTAAAGGAGAGGCTTGACGATCAGATGTTTATCGTTGAAATCACGATTAGTGAGTACAATGATATTCGTGTGTATGTGGATAGCTTTGCCGGAATGACGATTGAGCAATGCATTAGCGTTAGCAGAAACGTAGAGCATAATTTAGACAGAGAAGAAGAAGATTTTTCTTTACAGGTATCATCGCCGGGTTTAACACAAAGTTTTAAAGTTAAACAACAGTACGAAAAATATACCGGTAAAGAAATTGAGGTAAAAACAACCGAAGGTGTTGAATTGGAAGGGTTGCTGAAAGAATCGAATGAGGAAGGAATTGTGTTGGAAACTTCGAGCCGTGAAAAAGTAGAAGGACACAAAAAAAAGCAACTTGTTGTAAAAGAATATAGTTTGAAATACGACGAAATAAAAAGTGCGAAAGCGGTTATTTCATTTAAATAA
- the queA gene encoding tRNA preQ1(34) S-adenosylmethionine ribosyltransferase-isomerase QueA: protein MKLSKFKYELDPERIALHPADNRDESKLMVLNRATRTIEHKLFKDLLDYFDDEDIMVFNDTKVFPARLYGNKEKTGAEIEVFLLRELNREQRLWDVLVDPARKIRIGNKLYFGEDDLLVAEVIDNTTSRGRTLRFLFDGPYDEFKQTLYGLGETPLPRTINRPVQPEDKDRYQTIFAKHEGAVAAPTAGLHFSRELLKRLEIKGIDFSYITLHVGLGNFRSVDVEDLTKHKMDSEQIWIKDETCEIVNSAKQKKRNVCAVGTTVMRTLESSVSTQGFLKPFEGWTNKFIFPPYDFSVANSMVTNFHLPYSTLLMMVAAFGGYDFVMEAYREALKNDYRFGTYGDAMLII from the coding sequence ATGAAATTATCAAAATTCAAGTATGAACTTGATCCGGAAAGAATTGCTTTACACCCGGCCGACAATCGTGACGAGTCGAAATTAATGGTTTTAAACAGGGCCACACGAACCATCGAACACAAGTTATTTAAAGACCTACTTGACTATTTTGATGATGAAGATATTATGGTATTTAACGACACCAAAGTATTTCCGGCACGTTTATATGGTAACAAAGAAAAAACGGGAGCCGAAATTGAAGTGTTCCTGCTTCGCGAATTAAACCGCGAGCAAAGACTTTGGGATGTTTTGGTTGACCCTGCCCGAAAAATAAGAATTGGCAATAAACTGTACTTTGGCGAAGATGATTTACTGGTTGCTGAGGTAATTGATAATACTACATCGCGCGGACGTACATTGCGCTTTTTGTTTGACGGGCCATACGATGAGTTTAAGCAAACACTCTATGGATTAGGAGAAACTCCGCTTCCAAGAACCATAAACCGCCCGGTACAACCTGAAGACAAAGATCGTTACCAAACCATTTTTGCCAAACACGAGGGAGCAGTTGCTGCACCAACAGCAGGCCTGCATTTTAGCCGCGAATTGCTTAAACGTCTTGAAATAAAAGGCATTGACTTTTCGTACATTACGCTTCATGTTGGTTTAGGAAATTTCCGCAGTGTGGATGTGGAAGATCTTACCAAACACAAAATGGATTCGGAACAAATCTGGATAAAAGACGAAACCTGTGAAATCGTGAATTCAGCCAAACAAAAGAAACGTAATGTTTGTGCGGTTGGAACAACTGTTATGCGGACACTGGAAAGTTCTGTTTCAACTCAGGGTTTCTTAAAACCGTTTGAAGGCTGGACAAATAAATTCATTTTCCCTCCATACGATTTTAGTGTAGCCAACTCAATGGTTACAAATTTCCATTTGCCATACTCAACCTTATTAATGATGGTTGCTGCTTTTGGCGGATACGATTTTGTAATGGAAGCTTACCGCGAAGCCTTAAAGAACGATTATCGTTTTGGAACGTATGGTGACGCCATGTTGATTATATAG
- a CDS encoding HD domain-containing protein: MKQLQINKKKIINDPVFGFINLQSEVVFDLLENPVFQRLRQIKQLGLSYLVFPGANHTRFEHAIGATHLMRQAIAVLRLKGHEISNEEAEAVTIAILLHDIGHAPFSHVLENSLVNVPHEEISLLLMQKLNREFNGKLDLAIKIFTNQYKKQFLHQLVASQLDMDRLDYLSRDSFFTGVAEGTVGIDRIIKMLNVYDDKLVVDIKGIYSIEKFLISRRLMYWQVYLHKTVVAAEFLLINVLKRAKELISRGETLFATPTLKVFLENNILPDSFRKNIEINGKEVLTWYTLLDDNDILISIKEWQDHPDIVLSTLAKSISNRKLPRTLLREKPLSAKAEEKYLTKITETIIPDPELAKYFLMTGVIANNAYDKSHENIYVLNKDGSIKEINDASDINLTALTKTVTKYFVCYPKELDIY; the protein is encoded by the coding sequence GTGAAACAACTTCAAATAAATAAGAAGAAAATAATTAACGACCCTGTATTTGGTTTTATCAATCTTCAGTCTGAAGTTGTTTTCGACCTGCTGGAAAACCCTGTTTTTCAACGACTAAGACAAATTAAACAATTGGGTTTATCGTACCTGGTTTTTCCGGGGGCAAACCACACCCGTTTCGAACATGCCATTGGAGCCACCCATTTAATGCGACAAGCCATTGCAGTTTTGCGTTTAAAAGGGCACGAAATAAGCAATGAGGAAGCCGAAGCAGTAACCATCGCCATTTTATTACACGACATTGGACATGCTCCGTTTTCGCATGTACTCGAAAATTCGTTGGTAAATGTACCGCACGAAGAAATTTCGTTGCTTTTAATGCAAAAACTGAATCGTGAATTTAATGGGAAGCTGGATCTGGCAATAAAAATATTTACAAACCAGTACAAAAAACAATTTCTCCACCAACTGGTTGCCAGTCAGCTCGACATGGACAGATTGGACTACCTGAGCCGTGACAGTTTTTTTACGGGAGTTGCCGAAGGAACAGTTGGCATCGACCGTATCATTAAAATGTTAAATGTTTACGACGACAAATTGGTTGTTGACATAAAAGGAATTTACTCCATCGAAAAATTCCTGATTTCGCGACGGCTGATGTATTGGCAGGTATATCTGCACAAAACAGTGGTTGCAGCCGAGTTTTTACTAATTAATGTATTAAAACGTGCGAAAGAATTAATATCGCGCGGAGAAACACTTTTTGCAACGCCAACCCTAAAAGTATTTTTAGAAAACAATATTTTACCCGACAGTTTCAGAAAGAACATTGAAATAAATGGTAAGGAAGTTTTAACATGGTATACTTTACTGGATGACAACGACATTCTGATTTCGATAAAAGAATGGCAGGACCACCCTGATATAGTGCTTTCTACACTGGCAAAAAGCATAAGCAACCGAAAACTCCCCCGCACTTTACTACGCGAAAAACCTTTGTCGGCAAAGGCCGAAGAAAAGTACCTGACCAAAATAACGGAAACAATCATACCCGATCCGGAACTTGCAAAATATTTCCTGATGACCGGCGTTATTGCAAACAATGCATACGACAAATCGCACGAAAACATCTATGTATTAAACAAAGACGGATCAATAAAAGAAATAAACGATGCATCGGACATAAATCTTACAGCACTAACCAAGACTGTAACGAAGTATTTTGTGTGCTATCCGAAAGAATTGGACATTTATTAG
- a CDS encoding bifunctional UDP-3-O-[3-hydroxymyristoyl] N-acetylglucosamine deacetylase/3-hydroxyacyl-ACP dehydratase codes for MVVKQKTLENSFKIEGVGLHTGVNVTMNFLPAPINHGFKFKRVDLENQPIIDADVDLVIDTSRGTLLEKNGARIGTIEHALAALIGMDLDNVLVEVDNEEAPIIDGSSKYFVEAIEKAGIVEQDAEREYFEITEKIEINDEKSGAHILALPDNDYSLNVMISFPSAVLNNQYATLDSISDFKEEIANCRTFVFLREIEFLLNHNLIKGGDLNNAIVIIDKEISQEELDRLADLTNHPRVTVKPQGILNNLDLHFDNECARHKLLDVIGDLALCGKRIKGRIIASKPGHGPNTIFAKALKKQWKKEAASAPKCDPNSAPLMDVNRIKELLPHRYPFLLVDKIVSSSHEEIIGIKNVTVNEPFFQGHFPDEPVMPGVLLVEAMAQTGGLLVLSQQTGKFSTYFIRIDNVKFRKKVVPGDTLIFKLTLTSPIRRGIANMKGVTYVGDKVVAEGEFMAQIVKQK; via the coding sequence ATGGTTGTTAAGCAAAAAACGCTTGAAAATTCATTCAAGATTGAAGGAGTTGGACTTCACACAGGAGTTAATGTAACAATGAATTTTCTTCCGGCTCCGATTAACCACGGATTCAAATTTAAACGTGTTGATTTAGAAAACCAACCAATTATCGACGCCGATGTTGATTTGGTAATTGACACTTCGCGAGGCACACTTCTTGAAAAAAATGGTGCTCGTATTGGAACAATTGAACACGCACTTGCCGCATTAATCGGTATGGACCTGGACAATGTCCTTGTTGAGGTAGACAATGAAGAAGCTCCAATTATTGACGGCAGCTCGAAATACTTTGTTGAAGCGATTGAAAAAGCGGGCATTGTAGAACAAGATGCAGAACGTGAGTATTTCGAAATAACTGAAAAAATTGAAATTAACGACGAAAAATCGGGTGCACACATTCTGGCATTACCCGATAACGATTACAGTTTAAATGTAATGATATCGTTTCCGTCGGCAGTTTTGAACAACCAATATGCAACGCTCGATTCAATTAGCGATTTTAAAGAAGAAATTGCCAATTGCCGCACCTTTGTATTTTTACGCGAAATTGAATTTTTGCTGAATCACAATCTTATCAAAGGTGGAGATTTGAACAATGCAATTGTTATTATTGATAAGGAAATCAGTCAGGAAGAACTGGATCGTTTGGCAGATCTAACAAATCATCCCCGCGTTACGGTGAAACCACAAGGCATTTTAAATAACCTCGACTTGCATTTCGACAACGAATGTGCGCGTCACAAACTACTTGATGTTATTGGCGACCTTGCTTTGTGCGGGAAACGCATTAAAGGTCGGATTATAGCCTCGAAACCGGGTCACGGACCAAATACAATTTTTGCAAAAGCCTTAAAAAAACAGTGGAAAAAAGAAGCTGCCAGTGCTCCAAAATGCGATCCAAACAGCGCTCCGTTAATGGATGTAAATCGTATTAAGGAACTTTTGCCACACAGGTACCCGTTTCTATTGGTCGACAAAATTGTATCAAGCAGCCACGAAGAAATAATCGGGATTAAAAATGTAACGGTTAACGAACCTTTTTTTCAGGGACATTTTCCTGACGAACCGGTTATGCCGGGAGTATTGCTGGTTGAGGCCATGGCACAAACCGGCGGCCTGTTGGTTTTAAGTCAGCAAACAGGTAAATTTTCAACCTATTTTATTCGTATTGACAATGTTAAGTTCAGAAAAAAAGTTGTCCCCGGCGATACTCTGATTTTCAAATTAACATTAACTTCGCCGATCAGAAGAGGAATTGCCAACATGAAAGGTGTTACTTATGTAGGTGATAAAGTTGTTGCTGAGGGCGAATTTATGGCCCAAATTGTAAAACAGAAATAA
- the lpxD gene encoding UDP-3-O-(3-hydroxymyristoyl)glucosamine N-acyltransferase, whose protein sequence is MNFKATDIAAFLNGEIVGDGDVQVSNVSKIEEGKPGTLAFLANQKYENYIYSTKASAVLVNKSFTPKEEISATLIKVDDAYEAFASLLDLYVQSKADSRQGIEQPSYISDKATIGEDIYVGAFAYVGKNAQIGNNVKIYPQVHIGENVKVGDDCIIYAGAKIYDDCVIGNRCIIHSGAVIGSDGFGFAPQKDGSYKKIHQIGNAVLEDDVEIGANTTIDCGTMGSTIIRKGVKLDNLVQVAHNVEIGENSVFAAHTGIAGSAKIGSNCMFGGQVGVAGHITVGNNVLVGAQAGVNSNVKDGEKLLGSPAIDIRKALRAYGLIKDLPDIRKDVLQLKKEMNSGKNNK, encoded by the coding sequence ATGAATTTTAAAGCTACAGACATTGCCGCTTTTTTAAACGGTGAAATCGTTGGAGACGGGGATGTTCAAGTATCTAATGTTTCGAAAATTGAAGAGGGAAAACCGGGAACACTGGCTTTTCTTGCCAATCAAAAATACGAGAATTACATTTATTCGACCAAAGCCTCAGCTGTTTTAGTAAATAAAAGTTTTACTCCAAAAGAAGAGATAAGCGCAACTTTAATTAAAGTAGACGATGCCTACGAAGCATTTGCGTCGCTACTCGATTTATACGTACAATCAAAAGCCGATTCGAGACAAGGTATTGAGCAACCCAGCTATATTTCCGACAAAGCAACCATTGGTGAAGACATTTATGTTGGAGCTTTTGCTTACGTTGGGAAAAATGCCCAAATAGGAAATAATGTAAAAATATATCCGCAAGTTCACATTGGTGAAAATGTGAAAGTTGGCGACGACTGTATCATTTACGCCGGAGCAAAAATATACGACGACTGTGTTATCGGCAATCGCTGTATTATCCACTCCGGAGCAGTTATCGGATCGGATGGATTTGGTTTTGCCCCGCAAAAAGACGGATCGTACAAAAAAATACACCAGATAGGAAATGCCGTGCTCGAAGATGATGTGGAAATTGGAGCCAACACAACAATCGACTGTGGAACAATGGGTTCTACAATTATTCGCAAAGGTGTAAAACTCGACAACCTTGTTCAGGTAGCCCACAATGTGGAAATAGGTGAAAACAGTGTTTTTGCTGCTCACACAGGAATTGCAGGTTCGGCTAAAATTGGAAGCAACTGTATGTTTGGAGGCCAGGTTGGAGTAGCCGGACACATTACAGTTGGAAACAATGTTTTGGTGGGAGCACAAGCCGGAGTTAACAGCAATGTTAAAGACGGTGAAAAGCTGCTTGGATCACCGGCCATCGACATTAGAAAAGCCTTGCGGGCATACGGATTAATTAAAGACCTTCCCGACATTAGAAAAGATGTGCTTCAGCTCAAAAAAGAGATGAACTCGGGAAAGAACAATAAATAA